Proteins encoded by one window of Streptomyces sp. NBC_01477:
- a CDS encoding DNA gyrase/topoisomerase IV subunit A — protein sequence MARRTTKTPPPDDGFEERILDIDVVDEMQASYLEYAYSVIYARALPDARDGMKPVHRRIVYQMNEMGLRPDRAFVKCARVVGEVMGKLHPHGDSSIYDAMVRMAQPFSQRLPLVDGHGNFGSLDDLPAAMRYTEARMSGPAQLMVESIDEDTVDFAPNYDGQEQEPGVLPAAYPNLLVNGSSGIAVGMATNMPPHNLGEVIAAARHLIRYPNADLDALMRFVPGPDLPTGGRIIGLSGIRDAYETGRGTFKIRATVTVDDVTPRRKGLVVTELPFTVGPEKVIAKIKDMVGAKKLQGIADVKDLTDREHGLRLVIEIKNGFNPEAVLEQLYKLTPMEDSFGINNVALVDGQPLTLGLRELLEVYVDHRFEVVRRRSEFRRTKRRDRLHLVDGLLVALVDIDEVIAIIRASENAAQAKERLMARFGLSEIQTQYILDTPLRRLTRFDRIELEAERDRLTAEIEELTRILESDAELRKLVSSELAAVAKRYGTERRTVLLESAGTPVSAVPLEVADDPCRVLLSSTGLLARTSRGDGPGEGGGRRAKHDVIVSSVPTTARADIGAVTSYGRLLRLTVIDLPMLPDTAGVPTAAGGAPLTEFLALEDGERVLCLTSLDESSPGLALGTEQGVVKRVVPDYPANKDDLEVIGLRDGDTVVGAVELRTGEEDLVFITDDAQLLRYPASQVRPQGRPAGGMAGVKLADGAKVISFTAVDPAVDAVVFTVAFAEDTLEGAGEGTAKLTPFEQYPRKGRATGGVRCQRFLRGETGLVFAWAGAAPARAATATGAPAELPPKDPRRDGSGVPLAKPVAVVAGPV from the coding sequence ATGGCCCGCCGCACGACGAAGACCCCGCCGCCCGACGACGGCTTCGAGGAGCGCATCCTCGACATCGACGTCGTGGACGAGATGCAGGCCTCGTATCTTGAGTACGCCTACTCGGTGATCTACGCGCGCGCCCTGCCCGACGCCCGTGACGGCATGAAGCCGGTGCACCGCCGCATCGTCTACCAGATGAACGAGATGGGCCTGCGCCCCGACCGCGCCTTCGTCAAGTGCGCCCGGGTCGTCGGCGAGGTGATGGGCAAGCTGCACCCGCACGGCGACTCGTCGATCTACGACGCCATGGTGCGCATGGCGCAGCCGTTCTCGCAGCGCCTGCCGCTGGTCGACGGGCACGGCAACTTCGGTTCGCTGGACGACCTGCCGGCCGCGATGCGGTACACCGAGGCCCGCATGTCGGGCCCGGCGCAGCTGATGGTCGAGTCGATCGACGAGGACACCGTCGACTTCGCGCCCAACTACGACGGCCAGGAGCAGGAGCCCGGCGTCCTGCCGGCGGCGTATCCGAACCTGCTGGTCAACGGCTCCTCCGGGATCGCGGTCGGCATGGCCACCAACATGCCGCCGCACAACCTGGGCGAGGTCATCGCCGCCGCCCGGCACCTGATCCGCTACCCGAACGCCGACCTCGACGCGCTGATGCGGTTCGTGCCCGGCCCCGACCTGCCGACCGGCGGCCGGATCATCGGCCTGTCCGGCATCAGGGACGCCTACGAGACCGGCCGCGGCACCTTCAAGATCCGCGCCACGGTCACCGTGGACGACGTCACCCCGCGCCGCAAGGGCCTGGTCGTCACCGAACTGCCCTTCACCGTCGGCCCCGAGAAGGTCATCGCCAAGATCAAGGACATGGTCGGCGCGAAGAAGCTCCAGGGCATCGCCGACGTCAAGGACCTCACCGACCGCGAGCACGGCCTGCGGCTGGTGATCGAGATCAAGAACGGCTTCAATCCCGAGGCCGTGCTCGAACAGCTCTACAAGCTGACGCCGATGGAGGACTCCTTCGGCATCAACAACGTGGCGCTGGTGGACGGCCAGCCGCTCACCCTGGGCCTGCGCGAGCTGCTCGAGGTCTATGTCGACCACCGCTTCGAGGTCGTGCGGCGGCGCAGCGAATTCCGCCGCACCAAGCGCCGCGACCGGCTGCACCTGGTGGACGGCCTGCTGGTGGCGCTGGTCGACATCGACGAGGTCATCGCGATCATCCGGGCCAGCGAGAACGCGGCGCAGGCCAAGGAGCGCCTGATGGCGCGCTTCGGCCTGTCCGAGATCCAGACGCAGTACATCCTGGACACCCCGCTGCGCCGGCTGACCCGCTTCGACCGGATCGAGCTGGAGGCGGAGCGCGACAGGCTCACCGCCGAGATCGAGGAGCTGACCCGGATCCTGGAGTCCGACGCGGAGCTGCGCAAGCTGGTGTCCTCGGAGCTGGCGGCGGTGGCCAAGCGGTACGGCACCGAGCGCCGCACCGTGCTGCTGGAGTCGGCGGGCACGCCGGTCTCCGCGGTGCCGCTGGAGGTCGCCGACGACCCCTGCCGGGTGCTGCTGTCCTCGACCGGGCTGCTGGCGCGTACGTCCAGGGGTGACGGGCCGGGCGAGGGCGGCGGGCGGCGGGCCAAGCACGACGTGATCGTCTCGTCGGTGCCCACCACGGCCCGCGCCGACATCGGGGCGGTGACCTCGTACGGGCGGCTGCTGCGGCTGACGGTGATCGACCTGCCGATGCTGCCGGACACCGCGGGAGTGCCCACGGCGGCCGGCGGCGCGCCGCTGACGGAGTTCCTGGCGCTGGAGGACGGCGAGCGGGTGCTGTGCCTGACCTCGCTCGACGAGTCCTCGCCCGGCCTGGCGCTGGGCACAGAACAGGGAGTGGTCAAGCGCGTGGTGCCCGACTACCCGGCGAACAAGGACGACCTGGAGGTCATCGGCCTCAGGGACGGTGACACGGTGGTCGGCGCGGTGGAGCTGCGCACCGGCGAGGAGGACCTGGTCTTCATCACCGACGACGCCCAGCTGCTGCGCTATCCGGCTTCCCAGGTACGCCCGCAGGGCCGCCCGGCCGGCGGCATGGCGGGCGTCAAGCTCGCCGACGGGGCCAAGGTGATCTCCTTCACCGCGGTGGACCCGGCGGTGGACGCGGTGGTCTTCACGGTCGCCTTCGCCGAGGACACCCTGGAGGGGGCGGGTGAGGGCACGGCGAAGCTGACGCCGTTCGAGCAGTATCCGCGCAAGGGCCGGGCCACCGGCGGGGTGCGCTGCCAGCGCTTCCTGCGCGGCGAGACGGGCCTGGTCTTCGCCTGGGCCGGCGCCGCTCCGGCCCGCGCGGCGACCGCGACCGGCGCGCCGGCCGAGCTTCCCCCGAAGGACCCGCGCCGCGACGGCTCGGGCGTGCCGCTGGCCAAGCCGGTGGCGGTGGTGGCGGGTCCGGTGTAG
- a CDS encoding sucrase ferredoxin yields MSTCTTASAELGEPVGATAATARTWLLIEQPGPWGAKALTGSRLDPAVGRALDRASDGTGVRIALIRRPGRHADLHTPARHRVHIGHTAPGRGWVRSDTVADPAELVELDFAALGAGSHGGFGAAHAGPPLALVCTNGRRDRCCAVRGRPLAAELAASGGADTWEVTHLGGHRFSPTMLVLPYGYVYGRVDGRLAKDALEAARSGRIVLDGCRGRSTWDRPGQAADLAVRALAGEDLEDALTVRRTVAEPGGGWSVLVAHTDGRAWDVTVARTAAQPPRPESCDGPLGTPALLEATGITAVTGRS; encoded by the coding sequence GTGAGTACGTGTACGACGGCGTCGGCGGAGCTGGGTGAGCCGGTGGGCGCCACCGCGGCCACCGCCAGGACCTGGCTGCTCATCGAGCAGCCAGGGCCGTGGGGGGCCAAGGCGCTGACCGGGAGCAGGCTCGACCCGGCGGTGGGCCGGGCGCTGGACCGGGCCAGCGACGGTACCGGGGTGCGGATCGCGCTGATCCGCAGGCCCGGGCGGCACGCCGACCTGCACACGCCCGCCCGGCACCGGGTCCACATCGGGCACACCGCGCCGGGCCGCGGCTGGGTCCGCAGCGACACGGTCGCCGACCCGGCGGAGCTGGTGGAGCTGGACTTCGCGGCGCTGGGCGCGGGTTCGCACGGCGGCTTCGGCGCGGCCCACGCGGGCCCGCCGCTCGCGCTGGTGTGCACCAACGGCAGGCGGGACCGCTGCTGCGCGGTGCGCGGCCGGCCGCTGGCCGCGGAGCTGGCCGCCTCCGGCGGCGCCGACACCTGGGAGGTCACCCACCTGGGCGGCCACCGCTTCTCCCCCACCATGCTGGTGCTGCCCTACGGCTACGTCTACGGCCGGGTCGACGGCCGGCTCGCCAAGGACGCGCTGGAGGCGGCGCGTTCGGGCCGGATCGTGCTGGACGGCTGCCGCGGCCGGTCCACCTGGGACCGCCCGGGCCAGGCCGCCGACCTGGCCGTACGCGCCCTGGCGGGCGAGGACCTGGAGGACGCGCTGACGGTACGGCGTACGGTCGCCGAGCCGGGCGGCGGGTGGTCGGTCCTGGTCGCCCACACCGACGGCCGGGCCTGGGACGTGACAGTGGCGCGGACCGCCGCGCAGCCGCCGCGCCCGGAGAGCTGCGACGGCCCGCTCGGCACCCCGGCCCTGCTGGAGGCGACCGGGATCACCGCGGTCACCGGACGTTCGTGA
- a CDS encoding solute symporter family protein, whose amino-acid sequence MEAGRYLADSAGEHQGLAVVLFTVFVSVTLAITAWAGRRRSSSEEFFVGGRMFTSMENGLAIAGDYMSAASFLGISGLIALFGYDGLLYSVGFLVAWLVVLMLVAELVRNCGRYTLADVLSARMRQRPVRIAAGISSVVVSVLYLVAQMVGAGSLVGLLIGGQGNGARTWAVIGVGALMVFYVSFGGMRATTWIQIVKTVLLLGGTVLLTVMVLVRFHGNVDELLHSAATGSGHGEAFLAPGLKYGGSWTSRLDFISLGLALVLGTAGLPHILSRFYTVPTARSARRSVVWAIGLIGVFYLMTIVLGFGAAAVVGSGTVRSSNEAGNTAVPLLAEALGGGAGTTWGTVLFAVVGAVAFATILAVVAGITLASSASVAHDLYTALRRPIAKHGRRDPGEGTMEQDEVRVARFAAVGIGAAAIALSLLAQDQNIAFLVGLAFAVAASANLPALLYSLFWRRFTTRGSVWAIYGGLVPALLLVVLSPVVSGRPDALFPGTDFHVFPLENPGLISIPLGFLAGWLGTVLSPEPADPGRYAETEVRSLTGAGAV is encoded by the coding sequence ATGGAGGCCGGCCGCTACCTGGCGGATTCGGCGGGTGAGCACCAGGGCCTGGCCGTGGTGCTGTTCACGGTGTTCGTGTCGGTGACCCTGGCGATCACCGCGTGGGCGGGGCGGCGGCGCAGCTCGTCGGAGGAGTTCTTCGTCGGCGGGCGGATGTTCACCTCGATGGAGAACGGCCTCGCCATCGCGGGCGACTACATGTCGGCGGCGTCCTTCCTCGGCATCTCGGGGCTGATCGCGCTGTTCGGCTACGACGGGCTGCTCTACTCGGTGGGATTCCTGGTGGCGTGGCTGGTGGTGCTCATGCTGGTCGCGGAGCTGGTGCGCAACTGCGGGCGCTACACGCTGGCCGATGTGCTGTCGGCGCGGATGCGGCAGCGGCCGGTGCGGATCGCGGCGGGCATCTCGTCCGTCGTGGTGTCGGTGCTCTACCTGGTCGCGCAGATGGTGGGCGCGGGCAGTCTGGTCGGGCTGCTGATCGGCGGTCAGGGCAACGGGGCCAGGACCTGGGCGGTGATCGGAGTCGGGGCGCTCATGGTGTTCTACGTGTCCTTCGGCGGGATGCGGGCCACCACCTGGATCCAGATCGTGAAGACGGTGCTGCTGCTCGGCGGCACGGTGCTGCTCACCGTGATGGTGCTGGTCCGCTTCCACGGCAATGTCGATGAGCTGCTGCACTCGGCGGCGACCGGCAGCGGGCACGGGGAGGCGTTCCTCGCACCGGGACTGAAATACGGCGGGAGCTGGACGTCGCGGCTGGACTTCATCAGCCTCGGGCTGGCGCTGGTGCTGGGCACCGCGGGACTGCCGCACATCCTGTCGCGCTTCTACACCGTGCCGACCGCGCGTTCGGCCCGCCGGTCGGTGGTGTGGGCGATCGGGCTGATCGGGGTGTTCTACCTGATGACGATCGTGCTCGGCTTCGGCGCCGCGGCCGTGGTCGGGTCCGGCACCGTGCGGTCGTCCAACGAGGCGGGCAATACGGCGGTGCCGCTGCTCGCCGAGGCGCTGGGCGGCGGGGCGGGGACGACCTGGGGCACCGTGCTGTTCGCCGTGGTGGGAGCGGTGGCCTTCGCCACCATCCTGGCCGTGGTCGCCGGTATCACCCTGGCCTCGTCGGCCTCGGTGGCCCACGACCTCTACACCGCGCTGCGCCGGCCGATCGCCAAGCACGGGCGGCGGGACCCGGGGGAGGGCACGATGGAGCAGGACGAGGTGCGGGTGGCGCGCTTCGCGGCGGTGGGCATCGGTGCGGCGGCGATCGCGCTGAGCCTGCTGGCGCAGGACCAGAACATCGCCTTCCTGGTCGGCCTGGCCTTCGCGGTGGCCGCGTCCGCGAATCTGCCGGCGCTGCTGTACTCGCTGTTCTGGCGGCGCTTCACCACGCGCGGTTCTGTGTGGGCGATCTACGGCGGGCTGGTCCCCGCGCTGCTGCTGGTCGTGCTGTCGCCCGTGGTGTCGGGACGGCCGGACGCGCTCTTCCCCGGGACCGACTTCCATGTCTTCCCGCTGGAGAATCCGGGCCTGATCTCGATCCCGCTGGGCTTCCTCGCGGGGTGGCTCGGCACGGTGCTCTCGCCCGAGCCCGCCGATCCGGGGCGTTACGCCGAGACGGAGGTGCGGTCGCTCACCGGCGCCGGAGCGGTGTAG
- a CDS encoding DUF485 domain-containing protein: protein MDKHDGGDPLALRVDDPWRDAGGAGLWVPEPVAVAAPPVAAPPAAAGAVGNRGAVYQEVQDSAAFQEVRGRYRGFVFPAAAAFVAWYLLYVVLATTAPGLMGRPVAGEVNVAMVAGLAQFATTFLLTWAYVRHARLRRDRAALDLRWTLATRTGQERVR from the coding sequence GTGGACAAGCACGACGGCGGCGACCCCCTGGCGCTGCGGGTGGACGATCCCTGGCGGGATGCCGGAGGCGCGGGGCTCTGGGTACCCGAACCGGTGGCGGTCGCGGCCCCACCGGTCGCGGCGCCACCGGCTGCTGCGGGGGCGGTCGGGAACCGAGGAGCGGTTTATCAGGAGGTGCAGGACAGCGCGGCGTTCCAGGAGGTGAGAGGGCGCTATCGCGGGTTCGTCTTTCCCGCGGCGGCGGCCTTCGTGGCCTGGTATCTGCTCTACGTGGTCCTGGCCACCACCGCACCGGGACTGATGGGGCGGCCGGTCGCGGGGGAGGTGAATGTGGCGATGGTCGCCGGGCTGGCGCAGTTCGCCACGACGTTCCTGCTGACCTGGGCGTATGTGAGACACGCGAGGCTGCGCAGAGACCGGGCGGCGCTGGATCTGCGGTGGACGCTGGCGACCAGGACCGGACAGGAGCGGGTGCGTTGA